A portion of the Flavobacterium magnum genome contains these proteins:
- a CDS encoding glycosyltransferase family 2 protein: protein MNNNPKISIVSPIYKAEHFLDRLVDEIEKAMLVLDVEYEIILVDDRSKDRSWEIMKALSSRKSSIKSIRLSRNFGQHPAIMAGLSHANGEWIIVMDCDLQDQPKEIVKLYHKAQEGFEIVQARRKNREDGFLKKLSSKIFSKVYGYFTDTKYDNEIANYGIYKKQVIKSLLEVSDYIKFFPLFIAFVGYRSTSITVEHAPRASGTTSYTFSKLMSLAFNTIISFSNKPLKLFVKFGMVISLLSFCVGMYYIYQAVHNEIEVLGFTSIIVSIWFLSGIIITTIGVVGIYIGKIFDQTKGRPVYIIDEIV, encoded by the coding sequence GTGAACAATAATCCTAAAATATCGATTGTAAGCCCGATTTATAAAGCGGAACATTTTTTAGACAGACTCGTTGATGAAATTGAAAAAGCGATGCTCGTCCTTGATGTTGAGTATGAAATAATTCTTGTTGACGACAGGAGTAAGGACAGGTCCTGGGAAATTATGAAAGCCCTGTCGTCAAGGAAATCCAGTATAAAAAGTATACGATTGAGTCGTAATTTTGGACAGCATCCCGCAATTATGGCCGGATTAAGTCATGCAAATGGTGAATGGATTATCGTAATGGATTGCGATTTACAGGATCAGCCAAAAGAAATCGTAAAACTGTATCATAAAGCCCAGGAAGGTTTTGAAATCGTGCAGGCCAGAAGAAAAAACCGCGAAGACGGTTTTTTAAAAAAACTATCCTCAAAGATTTTCTCGAAAGTTTACGGCTATTTTACGGATACTAAATACGATAATGAAATAGCAAATTATGGGATTTACAAAAAACAGGTCATTAAATCATTGCTGGAAGTGTCAGATTACATCAAGTTTTTTCCGTTGTTTATAGCGTTTGTAGGGTACAGATCCACTTCAATAACTGTTGAACATGCGCCGAGAGCGTCAGGAACGACAAGTTATACTTTTTCAAAATTAATGAGTTTGGCTTTTAACACGATAATTTCCTTTTCAAACAAGCCTTTAAAACTTTTTGTGAAATTCGGGATGGTTATTTCGTTGTTATCATTCTGCGTAGGAATGTATTACATTTATCAGGCAGTGCACAATGAAATTGAGGTACTCGGATTCACTTCGATAATTGTATCAATTTGGTTCCTGTCCGGAATTATCATTACCACAATAGGGGTAGTCGGGATTTATATCGGAAAAATATTTGATCAGACCAAAGGCAGGCCAGTTTACATTATCGACGAAATAGTATGA
- a CDS encoding lipopolysaccharide biosynthesis protein, whose translation MIKEKLLSVLYKKKTKDFLVYGIGQVVNILTPLLITPYLLHICGFEKLGIIAMGQAFAYILIVVVDYSSYIVGVRETSINRGNHAILQHLFKTTYAAKFLLLFLVCLVTVLLTLFVPYFRENMTVFYLSVSIIVGQVINPTWFLQGLENFLWITIINIISKVINVIGVILFVTSDTDYIYANLWLGGSAMAANLMGFLWLVRKYNISFRNISKDAIADLLKKDFSFCVSQLFFSIRNYSSVMIIGFFAGNYVAGQFKVIEQIINLFRTYLQMFFKFSYSYICFEIDRNLTRGIQLWKKFNGLNTIFLISLLAAVFVCADFVLRFFKVENALLPEFITYLHVALFVPLLIGITLPMEQLLFSLNKNRYYIRITILSTCLNALGIALSMTFFGLREAFFVLIITELSLTCIYLLILKPYFAASNSTR comes from the coding sequence ATGATAAAAGAAAAATTACTTTCCGTCCTGTATAAAAAAAAGACAAAAGACTTTTTGGTATATGGAATCGGACAGGTCGTAAACATTCTGACACCATTATTGATCACGCCATACCTGCTGCACATTTGCGGATTTGAGAAGCTCGGCATCATAGCGATGGGACAGGCGTTTGCCTACATCCTTATCGTCGTGGTAGATTACAGCTCCTATATCGTAGGTGTCCGGGAGACCTCGATTAACCGGGGCAACCACGCCATACTTCAGCACCTGTTTAAAACCACTTATGCAGCCAAATTTCTTTTGCTGTTCCTGGTGTGCCTGGTTACGGTACTGCTCACTTTATTCGTTCCCTATTTCCGTGAGAACATGACCGTTTTTTATCTGAGCGTAAGTATCATTGTAGGACAGGTCATCAATCCCACGTGGTTTTTACAGGGGCTGGAGAATTTTTTGTGGATTACAATTATCAACATCATCTCGAAAGTAATCAATGTCATCGGCGTTATTCTGTTTGTCACGTCGGACACCGACTACATATATGCTAACCTTTGGCTTGGAGGCAGCGCCATGGCAGCCAATTTAATGGGATTTTTGTGGCTCGTAAGAAAATACAACATTTCTTTCAGGAATATCTCCAAGGATGCAATTGCAGATTTGTTAAAGAAAGATTTTTCGTTCTGCGTTTCCCAGCTATTTTTTTCAATACGAAATTACTCGTCAGTGATGATTATCGGGTTTTTCGCCGGAAATTATGTGGCCGGGCAATTCAAGGTAATCGAGCAGATCATTAACCTGTTCCGGACGTATCTGCAGATGTTCTTCAAATTCTCCTACAGCTACATCTGTTTCGAAATTGACAGGAACTTAACCCGGGGGATCCAATTGTGGAAAAAGTTTAATGGCCTCAACACCATTTTCCTGATCAGCCTGCTCGCTGCTGTATTCGTATGTGCTGATTTCGTATTGCGATTTTTCAAAGTAGAAAATGCTTTGCTCCCGGAATTCATCACCTACCTGCACGTGGCCCTGTTTGTCCCTTTGCTTATAGGGATTACCCTGCCGATGGAGCAGCTGCTTTTCAGCCTTAACAAGAATAGGTATTATATCCGGATTACGATTCTCTCAACATGCCTGAACGCTTTGGGTATAGCACTTTCGATGACATTCTTTGGATTGCGCGAAGCGTTTTTCGTCCTGATCATTACAGAACTTTCGCTGACATGTATTTATTTATTGATATTAAAGCCTTATTTTGCGGCATCTAACAGCACGCGTTAA
- a CDS encoding GNAT family N-acetyltransferase: protein MIQRLDWDSDFFGFRIGEVFYQEDLDETPDYDLLYVKGSNEFNARITGFEEGFSELKLVFSKDIPVRNREARPVFPIDQIVYDIDEIYNLAYESGKFSRFYLDKHFNSGKFGELYRKWVDNSISKAIADDVLVYVEENEISGFVTYKTAGDSATIGLIAVSPNHQGKGIGGKLLQSVEDRLAEQNIKKLRIPTQQENQPACHFYTKQGYEICERTFIKHYWAVKNE, encoded by the coding sequence ATGATACAGAGACTGGATTGGGATAGTGACTTCTTCGGGTTCAGGATTGGCGAAGTTTTTTATCAGGAAGACCTAGATGAAACGCCTGACTACGATTTATTATATGTGAAAGGCAGCAATGAGTTTAATGCCCGGATAACAGGATTCGAGGAAGGTTTTTCAGAATTAAAATTGGTTTTTTCAAAAGATATTCCAGTCAGGAATCGCGAGGCACGCCCTGTTTTCCCAATAGATCAAATAGTTTACGATATAGATGAAATATACAATCTGGCCTACGAAAGCGGTAAATTCAGCCGCTTTTATTTAGATAAACATTTTAATTCGGGAAAGTTTGGCGAATTGTATAGGAAATGGGTAGACAATTCCATTTCTAAAGCGATAGCAGACGATGTGCTGGTTTATGTTGAGGAAAATGAAATTTCAGGCTTTGTGACGTATAAAACCGCTGGCGATTCAGCAACAATCGGACTGATTGCAGTCAGCCCCAACCATCAGGGCAAAGGCATAGGCGGGAAGCTATTGCAATCTGTTGAGGACAGGCTGGCGGAACAAAACATAAAAAAACTTCGTATCCCGACACAGCAGGAAAATCAGCCGGCATGCCATTTTTACACGAAACAGGGATACGAGATTTGCGAAAGAACATTTATCAAACACTACTGGGCAGTAAAGAATGAGTAA
- the rffA gene encoding dTDP-4-amino-4,6-dideoxygalactose transaminase translates to MLPFNKPYFTGNETKYIESAVSSGKISGNGDYTKKCQSFFEQNFGIKKCLLTTSCTDALEMAAILIDIKPGDEVIMPSYTFVSTANAFVLRGATIVFADSRKDHPNIDENAIEGLITSKTKAIVPVHYAGVACEMDTIMDIAKRHNLYVIEDAAQAIDSYYTGKDNVKRALGSIGHLAAFSFHETKNIISGEGGLLAINDEKFINRAEIIWEKGTNRSSFFRGEVDKYGWVDIGSSFLPSEIIAAFLWAQLENLEQIQMVRKNHWESYFDKLATWARENRIELPQLPDYASNNAHMFYLICDSLEQRTKLLDYLKQHDILAVFHYISLHESPFYDKLHKGGVLPETDRFTDTLVRLPLFYELNPNVVIDVLLKAAF, encoded by the coding sequence ATGCTACCATTTAACAAACCTTACTTTACCGGAAACGAAACGAAATATATAGAAAGCGCCGTAAGTTCCGGCAAAATCTCGGGCAACGGAGACTACACCAAAAAATGCCAATCCTTTTTTGAACAGAATTTTGGCATCAAAAAATGCTTGCTGACCACATCCTGCACCGACGCGCTTGAAATGGCGGCAATATTAATCGATATTAAACCGGGGGATGAAGTGATTATGCCGAGCTATACTTTTGTGTCGACTGCAAATGCTTTCGTCCTGAGAGGTGCCACAATCGTTTTTGCCGACAGCCGGAAAGACCATCCGAATATTGACGAGAATGCAATAGAGGGATTAATAACTTCAAAGACCAAGGCGATAGTCCCTGTCCATTATGCCGGTGTTGCTTGTGAAATGGATACCATCATGGATATTGCAAAGAGACACAATCTCTACGTGATTGAAGATGCGGCCCAGGCTATTGATAGTTATTATACCGGAAAGGATAATGTGAAAAGGGCTCTTGGATCTATTGGGCATCTCGCCGCATTTTCATTTCATGAGACGAAAAACATCATTTCAGGAGAAGGTGGACTTCTCGCAATAAATGACGAAAAATTCATAAACAGGGCTGAAATCATTTGGGAGAAAGGAACAAACAGGTCGTCTTTCTTCAGGGGCGAGGTAGACAAATACGGTTGGGTCGATATCGGAAGCTCTTTTCTGCCTTCAGAAATCATCGCTGCATTTTTATGGGCGCAACTGGAAAATTTAGAGCAAATCCAGATGGTTAGGAAAAATCACTGGGAAAGTTACTTTGATAAACTGGCTACATGGGCTCGGGAGAATCGGATCGAATTGCCACAACTTCCGGATTATGCCAGCAACAATGCGCATATGTTCTACCTGATATGTGACAGTCTGGAACAAAGGACAAAATTGTTGGATTATTTGAAACAGCATGACATCCTTGCCGTTTTTCATTACATCAGCCTTCACGAAAGCCCGTTTTACGACAAATTGCATAAAGGCGGGGTGCTACCCGAAACAGACAGGTTTACAGACACACTGGTGCGATTGCCGCTGTTTTATGAATTAAACCCGAACGTAGTGATTGATGTGCTTCTGAAAGCGGCTTTCTAA
- a CDS encoding glucosyltransferase domain-containing protein — MALLTYGFALTNFTVSIDNEIPILPDYGLDLGRWGQNLIVYHIFKGHLQYFSLVLSLFLFSFCAIRLSNLFKFQGYSALFFCGLFVTFPQISYQVVFGMMADIAALGILFSVFVVELFLKGLAVPTPAKKFPYFLSAALLLVFTLSMYQAFILVPTAIYTILFFQNTFQQSFDLKSEIRKTLVFGGILVSALVLYYISVKIICPVQQGGYLTSFVSEGSTDNRFLNFCSIWSKNLVGGFYYGETLFILATLCGLVLFVYFFIAKKQLVVRFVTLLIILMLPFLMSSIITNGYHPPRLYLTSNLVFAFIIVFVTDHFNLSAKNFVKLAVVMIMFTNFFFVTKLFNAVHKIYSYDRRIAEKIDFTIQTKYPSFSASEKYVYFYGHFPFDSYQKFQLKNSEIFSGSIFVWDNGNNYRITNFFREADVAEYRMLDTKEQLNTVKDSIAKMPVWPNQESVRMFNNIVVVKLGNEKGSPLYFE, encoded by the coding sequence ATGGCCTTGCTCACATATGGTTTTGCACTTACGAATTTCACCGTAAGTATTGACAATGAAATACCGATTTTGCCGGATTACGGGCTTGATTTGGGAAGATGGGGTCAAAACCTCATCGTCTATCATATTTTTAAAGGACACTTGCAATACTTTTCACTTGTACTAAGCCTTTTTCTTTTTAGTTTTTGTGCTATCCGCCTGTCGAACTTATTCAAATTCCAGGGTTATTCCGCTTTATTTTTCTGTGGCCTGTTTGTTACGTTCCCACAAATATCATATCAGGTTGTTTTTGGCATGATGGCAGATATTGCTGCGCTCGGTATCCTGTTTTCGGTTTTTGTGGTCGAATTATTTCTGAAAGGCCTGGCGGTACCCACACCTGCAAAGAAATTCCCGTATTTTTTATCAGCGGCACTGCTTCTCGTATTCACTTTGTCTATGTATCAGGCATTCATCCTGGTGCCCACAGCGATATACACAATCCTATTTTTCCAGAATACTTTTCAGCAATCTTTTGACCTGAAATCGGAAATACGGAAAACATTGGTTTTCGGCGGTATCCTGGTATCTGCGTTGGTATTATACTACATTTCGGTTAAAATCATTTGTCCTGTCCAACAGGGAGGCTATCTTACTTCTTTCGTTTCGGAAGGTTCCACAGATAACCGCTTCCTGAATTTTTGTTCCATCTGGTCAAAAAACCTTGTAGGCGGATTTTATTATGGAGAGACCTTATTTATTTTAGCGACGTTGTGCGGTTTAGTTCTTTTTGTTTACTTTTTTATTGCAAAAAAACAACTGGTTGTGCGCTTCGTAACATTGCTGATTATTTTAATGCTTCCGTTCCTGATGTCTTCGATAATAACAAACGGGTATCATCCTCCACGTTTATATCTGACCTCTAACCTTGTTTTCGCATTTATTATAGTGTTCGTCACTGACCATTTTAACCTAAGTGCCAAGAATTTCGTCAAATTGGCCGTGGTTATGATAATGTTCACAAATTTCTTCTTTGTCACAAAGCTGTTTAATGCTGTGCACAAAATATACAGTTACGACAGGAGGATTGCGGAAAAGATCGATTTTACCATTCAAACGAAATACCCTTCCTTTTCAGCTTCAGAAAAATACGTCTATTTTTATGGCCACTTCCCATTTGACAGTTACCAGAAGTTCCAACTGAAAAACTCCGAGATCTTCAGCGGTTCGATTTTCGTTTGGGACAACGGAAACAACTACCGGATCACAAATTTCTTCAGGGAAGCTGACGTTGCTGAGTATCGAATGCTGGACACCAAAGAACAACTGAACACCGTTAAGGACTCTATCGCTAAGATGCCCGTCTGGCCGAACCAGGAATCAGTTAGGATGTTCAACAATATCGTCGTTGTGAAATTGGGAAATGAAAAAGGATCTCCACTTTATTTTGAATAA